One window from the genome of Haliaeetus albicilla chromosome 26, bHalAlb1.1, whole genome shotgun sequence encodes:
- the LAMB3 gene encoding laminin subunit beta-3 isoform X1, whose translation MESRCQLWPWALFVLLAAPRLVCAQGTCSHGACYPPAGDVLLGRAPHLRASSTCGLAKPETYCTPHGEWSMKCCRCDSRLPHAYNGHRVENVLSSAGHSRWWQSQNGIERVSLQLDLDQTFQLGSVLLHFRSPLPAAMLIERSTDFGKTWEVYQYLASDCAAAFPHVPRGSPESWQDARCQALQGYPLHGGKVKFSVQDLASTITTSYSQTINKLGQFTNLRINFTGLPHVARQGYHSPSTFYAVAEMRVLGSCFCHGHADRCAPSEDPHAVQVQGRCVCQHNTDGPNCDRCAALYNDRPWAPAEDNDPHECQRCNCNGHSASCHFDPELYRASGGASGGVCDHCQHNTEGNNCERCKTNYFRNQRQDLAHPEACLPCECDPDGTVPGSICDPLTGRCVCKENVQGDRCHLCKPGFAQLANTNPMGCRRCTCNALGTRQDMPCDDETGRCFCLPNVVGKDCDQCAAEHWEVGSGQGCRPCGCHPRGSRSPQCNQFTGQCPCREGFTGRTCSAMQQQVCPDRHYGDVRVGCTECDCDFQGTEDVGCDKTTGQCFCRPGVTGPRCDQCQRGHCSTYPGCELCHPCFHAYDADIQRLRLRQAGLSNSTSRLPLGSGGSRFGPRLSQAEGNVQQAQSILGRSSATDQSLAQVGSVLATIREQVQGMNPDLRFLDETASLSRELEALNSSLLITNTQYQSKKTQFESSRSTDLSGAFKTIRSAYQTSTNASSLVASTAGLLAESRESRRNAAGLEGGLAESTSKLLTLKGKIASAPNLTPVINKICGGFRVEPCTPARCEGLLCPRDNRTACGAGRPCRGIFPLSSGALATAGEASKEFRSLSARLEETAQLIKMTETSANQIQTNTRLLVDQISVTRTQIEGDVRRIQQFIQQVRNFLSDKDTDPATLQEISESVLSLRLPTDAAAVLRKMTEIQKLATKLQCPESILAQTAEDIAKAKQLQQEAEQARNRANAVEGNVEEVVGNLRRANTVLLEARGAIRGSGSSLRFIQERVDEIKAVLGPAEKNVKSIAGQLDGLAERLSRLQHGADQNRLRATDARQTAGEAGEQARSAQQAFEQVKEMYAELKRRMEQSPALGEQGSRVQSIDLEAQALFEETLATMLRIETLEMEIQESNKALMSKSARLSGLEERVGRIRDAINKRVAYYESCS comes from the exons ATGGAGTCTCGCTGCCAGCTTTGGCCATGGGCATTATTTGTCCTCCTGG CTGCCCCGCGGCTGGTGTGTGCGCAGGGAACCTGCTCCCACGGAGCCTGCTACCCCCCGGCCGGAGATGTCCTGCTGGGACGAGCCCCCCACCTGCGAGCCTCCTCCACCTGCGGCCTCGCCAAGCCCGAGACGTACTGCACGCCCCACGGAGAG TGGAGCATGAAATGCTGCCGGTGCGACTCGCGGCTGCCGCACGCCTACAACGGCCACCGCGTGGAGAACGTCCTGTCCTCCGCCGGGCACTCGCGCTGGTGGCAGTCCCAGAACG GCATCGAGCGCGTCTCTTTGCAGCTGGACCTGGACCAGACATTCCAGCTCGGCAGCGTCCTGCTTCACTTCAGG tCGCCGCTGCCCGCTGCAATGCTGATCGAGCGCTCCACTGACTTCGGCAAGACCTGGGAGGTGTACCAGTACCTGGCCTCCGACTGCGCTGCCGCCTTCCCCCACGTCCCCCGTGGCTCCCCCGAGAGCTGGCAGGACGCTCGGTGCCAGGCGCTGCAGGGGTACCCTTTGCATGGGGGCAAG gTGAAATTCAGTGTCCAAGACCTGGCATCTACCATCACTACCTCTTACAGCCAGACCATCAATA AGCTGGGCCAGTTCACCAATCTGCGGATCAACTTCACCGGGCTCCCCCACGTCGCGCGCCAGGGCTACCACTCGCCCAGCACCTTCTACGCTGTGGCGGAGATGCgggtgctggggagctgctTCTGCCACGGACATGCCGACCGCTGTGCCCCTTCGGAAGATCCGCACGCCGTG CAGGTCCAGGGGCGCTGCGTGTGTCAGCACAACACTGACGGTCCCAACTGCGACCGCTGCGCCGCTCTCTACAACGACCGGCCGTGGGCACCTGCAGAAGACAATGATCCCCACGAGTGCCAGA ggTGCAACTGCAACGGTCACTCGGCCTCATGCCACTTTGACCCGGAGCTGTACCGTGCCAGCGGAGGGGCGAGCGGGGGTGTCTGTGACCACTGCCAGCACAACACCGAAGGCAACAACTGTGAGCGCTGCAAAACAAACTATTTTCGCAACCAGCGGCAAGATCTCGCCCATCCCGAAGCCTGTCTGC CCTGCGAGTGCGACCCGGACGGCACCGTGCCGGGCTCCATCTGCGACCCGCTGACGGGGCGCTGCGTCTGCAAGGAGAACGTGCAGGGGGACCGCTGCCACCTCTGCAAGCCGGGGTTTGCCCAGCTGGCCAACACCAACCCCATGGGGTGCCGCA GATGCACCTGCAACGCGCTGGGAACGCGGCAGGACATGCCCTGCGACGACGAGACGGGGAGGTGCTTCTGCTTGCCCAACGTGGTGGGGAAGGACTGCGACCAGTGCGCGGCCGAGCACTGGGAGGTGGGGAGCGGCCAGGGCTGCCGGCCCTGCGGCTGCCACCCGCGCGGCTCCCGCAGCCCCCAGTGCAACCAG tTCACAGGACAGTGTCCGTGCAGAGAAGGCTTCACGGGACGGACGTGCTCTGCCATGCAGCAGCAGGTTTGCCCAGACAGGCACTACGGAGATGTCCGGGTAGGGTGCACAG AGTGCGACTGCGACTTCCAGGGCACGGAGGACGTGGGGTGCGACAAGACCACGGGCCAATGCTTCTGCCGCCCGGGTGTCACGGGTCCCCGCTGCGACCAGTGCCAGCGGGGCCACTGCAGCACCTACCCCGGCTGCGAGCTGTGCCACCCTTGCTTCCACGCCTACGACGCGGACATCCAGCGCCTGCGCCTGCGCCAGGCTGGCCTCAGCAACTCCACCTCACGGCTGCCCCTTGGGAGCGGGGGGTCCCGCTTCGGCCCCCGCCTCTCGCAGGCGGAGGGCAACGtgcagcaggcacagagcaTCCTCGGCCGCTCTTCTGCCACAGACCAGAGCCTGGCCCAGGTGGGCAGCGTGCTCGCCACGATCAG AGAGCAGGTCCAAGGCATGAATCCTGACCTTCGTTTTCTGGATGAGACCGCCTCTCTATCGAGGGAGCTCGAAGCCCTCAACAGCAGCTTGCTTATCACTAACACCCAGTATCAGAGCAAGAAGACCCAGTTTGAAAGCAGCCGCAGCACGGATCTGTCAG GAGCCTTCAAGACAATCAGGTCTGCTTACCAGACGTCCACCAATGCCAGCAGCCTCGTTGCCAGCACCGCCGGGCTACTGGCCGAGTCCCGGGAGAGCCGCAGGAACGCcgcggggctggagggggggctTGCGGAGTCCACCTCCAAGCTGCTGACCCTGAAGGGCAAGATAGCCTCAGCTCCCAACCTGACCCCTGTCATAAATAAG ATCTGCGGTGGCTTCCGAGTGGAGCCCTGCACGCCCGCCCGGTGCGAGGGGCTGCTCTGCCCGCGAGACAACAGGACTGCCTGCGGGGCCGGCCGGCCCTGCCGCGGCATCTTCCCGCTGTCGAGCGGAGCCCTCGCCACGGCCGGGGAAGCCTCCAAGGAGTTCCGCAGCCTGAGCGCCCGGCTGGAGGAGACGGCACAGCTG ATTAAAATGACGGAGACGTCTGCAAATCAGATTCAAACCAATACTCGGCTGCTTGTGGACCAGATAAGCGTAACGAGGACCCAGATAGAAGGAGATGTGCGGCGCATCCAGCAGTTCATCCAGCAAGTTCGAAACTTCTTGTCAG ACAAGGACACGGACCCTGCCACTCTCCAGGAAATCAGTGAATCTGTTCTCTCCCTACGTCTCCCCACGGATGCTGCCGCAGTCCTGAGAAAAATGACTGAGATCCAAAAATTGGCAACCAAGCTGCAGTGCCCAGAGAGCATACTTGCCCAGACGGCCGAGGACATCGCTAAGGCCAAGCAGCTTCAGCAGGAGGCAGAACAGGCCAG GAACCGGGCGAATGCTGTGGAGGGCAACGTGGAAGAGGTGGTTGGGAATCTGCGACGAGCAAACACGGTGCTCCTGGAGGCTCGGGGTGCTATCAGGGGCTCTGGCTCTTCCCTTCGGTTCATCCAGGAGCGCGTTGATGAG ATCAAGGCTGTTCTTGGTCCAGCTGAGAAGAACGTGAAGTCCATCGCGGGCCAGCTGGACGGGCTGGCGGAGAGGCTGTCGCGGCTGCAGCACGGAGCGGACCAGAACCGCCTGCGGGCTACCGACGCGCGGCAGACGGCCGGGGAGGCAGGCGAGCAGGCCAGGAGCGCGCAGCAG GCTTTCGAACAAGTGAAAGAAATGTACGCTGAGCTGAAGAGAAGGATGGAGCAGAGCCCGGCTCTgggagagcagggcagcagggTGCAGAGCATAGACCTGGAGGCACAGGCTCTGTTTGAGGAAACTTTGGCCACGATGCTCAGGATAGAAA CTTTAGAGATGGAAATTCAGGAAAGCAACAAGGCTTTGATGTCCAAGTCGGCCAGGCTGTCGGGCCTGGAGGAGCGGGTGGGAAGGATCCGGGACGCCATCAACAAGCGAGTCGCCTACTACGAGAGCTGCTCCTGA
- the LAMB3 gene encoding laminin subunit beta-3 isoform X2, giving the protein MESRCQLWPWALFVLLAAPRLVCAQGTCSHGACYPPAGDVLLGRAPHLRASSTCGLAKPETYCTPHGEWSMKCCRCDSRLPHAYNGHRVENVLSSAGHSRWWQSQNGIERVSLQLDLDQTFQLGSVLLHFRSPLPAAMLIERSTDFGKTWEVYQYLASDCAAAFPHVPRGSPESWQDARCQALQGYPLHGGKVKFSVQDLASTITTSYSQTINKLGQFTNLRINFTGLPHVARQGYHSPSTFYAVAEMRVLGSCFCHGHADRCAPSEDPHAVVQGRCVCQHNTDGPNCDRCAALYNDRPWAPAEDNDPHECQRCNCNGHSASCHFDPELYRASGGASGGVCDHCQHNTEGNNCERCKTNYFRNQRQDLAHPEACLPCECDPDGTVPGSICDPLTGRCVCKENVQGDRCHLCKPGFAQLANTNPMGCRRCTCNALGTRQDMPCDDETGRCFCLPNVVGKDCDQCAAEHWEVGSGQGCRPCGCHPRGSRSPQCNQFTGQCPCREGFTGRTCSAMQQQVCPDRHYGDVRVGCTECDCDFQGTEDVGCDKTTGQCFCRPGVTGPRCDQCQRGHCSTYPGCELCHPCFHAYDADIQRLRLRQAGLSNSTSRLPLGSGGSRFGPRLSQAEGNVQQAQSILGRSSATDQSLAQVGSVLATIREQVQGMNPDLRFLDETASLSRELEALNSSLLITNTQYQSKKTQFESSRSTDLSGAFKTIRSAYQTSTNASSLVASTAGLLAESRESRRNAAGLEGGLAESTSKLLTLKGKIASAPNLTPVINKICGGFRVEPCTPARCEGLLCPRDNRTACGAGRPCRGIFPLSSGALATAGEASKEFRSLSARLEETAQLIKMTETSANQIQTNTRLLVDQISVTRTQIEGDVRRIQQFIQQVRNFLSDKDTDPATLQEISESVLSLRLPTDAAAVLRKMTEIQKLATKLQCPESILAQTAEDIAKAKQLQQEAEQARNRANAVEGNVEEVVGNLRRANTVLLEARGAIRGSGSSLRFIQERVDEIKAVLGPAEKNVKSIAGQLDGLAERLSRLQHGADQNRLRATDARQTAGEAGEQARSAQQAFEQVKEMYAELKRRMEQSPALGEQGSRVQSIDLEAQALFEETLATMLRIETLEMEIQESNKALMSKSARLSGLEERVGRIRDAINKRVAYYESCS; this is encoded by the exons ATGGAGTCTCGCTGCCAGCTTTGGCCATGGGCATTATTTGTCCTCCTGG CTGCCCCGCGGCTGGTGTGTGCGCAGGGAACCTGCTCCCACGGAGCCTGCTACCCCCCGGCCGGAGATGTCCTGCTGGGACGAGCCCCCCACCTGCGAGCCTCCTCCACCTGCGGCCTCGCCAAGCCCGAGACGTACTGCACGCCCCACGGAGAG TGGAGCATGAAATGCTGCCGGTGCGACTCGCGGCTGCCGCACGCCTACAACGGCCACCGCGTGGAGAACGTCCTGTCCTCCGCCGGGCACTCGCGCTGGTGGCAGTCCCAGAACG GCATCGAGCGCGTCTCTTTGCAGCTGGACCTGGACCAGACATTCCAGCTCGGCAGCGTCCTGCTTCACTTCAGG tCGCCGCTGCCCGCTGCAATGCTGATCGAGCGCTCCACTGACTTCGGCAAGACCTGGGAGGTGTACCAGTACCTGGCCTCCGACTGCGCTGCCGCCTTCCCCCACGTCCCCCGTGGCTCCCCCGAGAGCTGGCAGGACGCTCGGTGCCAGGCGCTGCAGGGGTACCCTTTGCATGGGGGCAAG gTGAAATTCAGTGTCCAAGACCTGGCATCTACCATCACTACCTCTTACAGCCAGACCATCAATA AGCTGGGCCAGTTCACCAATCTGCGGATCAACTTCACCGGGCTCCCCCACGTCGCGCGCCAGGGCTACCACTCGCCCAGCACCTTCTACGCTGTGGCGGAGATGCgggtgctggggagctgctTCTGCCACGGACATGCCGACCGCTGTGCCCCTTCGGAAGATCCGCACGCCGTG GTCCAGGGGCGCTGCGTGTGTCAGCACAACACTGACGGTCCCAACTGCGACCGCTGCGCCGCTCTCTACAACGACCGGCCGTGGGCACCTGCAGAAGACAATGATCCCCACGAGTGCCAGA ggTGCAACTGCAACGGTCACTCGGCCTCATGCCACTTTGACCCGGAGCTGTACCGTGCCAGCGGAGGGGCGAGCGGGGGTGTCTGTGACCACTGCCAGCACAACACCGAAGGCAACAACTGTGAGCGCTGCAAAACAAACTATTTTCGCAACCAGCGGCAAGATCTCGCCCATCCCGAAGCCTGTCTGC CCTGCGAGTGCGACCCGGACGGCACCGTGCCGGGCTCCATCTGCGACCCGCTGACGGGGCGCTGCGTCTGCAAGGAGAACGTGCAGGGGGACCGCTGCCACCTCTGCAAGCCGGGGTTTGCCCAGCTGGCCAACACCAACCCCATGGGGTGCCGCA GATGCACCTGCAACGCGCTGGGAACGCGGCAGGACATGCCCTGCGACGACGAGACGGGGAGGTGCTTCTGCTTGCCCAACGTGGTGGGGAAGGACTGCGACCAGTGCGCGGCCGAGCACTGGGAGGTGGGGAGCGGCCAGGGCTGCCGGCCCTGCGGCTGCCACCCGCGCGGCTCCCGCAGCCCCCAGTGCAACCAG tTCACAGGACAGTGTCCGTGCAGAGAAGGCTTCACGGGACGGACGTGCTCTGCCATGCAGCAGCAGGTTTGCCCAGACAGGCACTACGGAGATGTCCGGGTAGGGTGCACAG AGTGCGACTGCGACTTCCAGGGCACGGAGGACGTGGGGTGCGACAAGACCACGGGCCAATGCTTCTGCCGCCCGGGTGTCACGGGTCCCCGCTGCGACCAGTGCCAGCGGGGCCACTGCAGCACCTACCCCGGCTGCGAGCTGTGCCACCCTTGCTTCCACGCCTACGACGCGGACATCCAGCGCCTGCGCCTGCGCCAGGCTGGCCTCAGCAACTCCACCTCACGGCTGCCCCTTGGGAGCGGGGGGTCCCGCTTCGGCCCCCGCCTCTCGCAGGCGGAGGGCAACGtgcagcaggcacagagcaTCCTCGGCCGCTCTTCTGCCACAGACCAGAGCCTGGCCCAGGTGGGCAGCGTGCTCGCCACGATCAG AGAGCAGGTCCAAGGCATGAATCCTGACCTTCGTTTTCTGGATGAGACCGCCTCTCTATCGAGGGAGCTCGAAGCCCTCAACAGCAGCTTGCTTATCACTAACACCCAGTATCAGAGCAAGAAGACCCAGTTTGAAAGCAGCCGCAGCACGGATCTGTCAG GAGCCTTCAAGACAATCAGGTCTGCTTACCAGACGTCCACCAATGCCAGCAGCCTCGTTGCCAGCACCGCCGGGCTACTGGCCGAGTCCCGGGAGAGCCGCAGGAACGCcgcggggctggagggggggctTGCGGAGTCCACCTCCAAGCTGCTGACCCTGAAGGGCAAGATAGCCTCAGCTCCCAACCTGACCCCTGTCATAAATAAG ATCTGCGGTGGCTTCCGAGTGGAGCCCTGCACGCCCGCCCGGTGCGAGGGGCTGCTCTGCCCGCGAGACAACAGGACTGCCTGCGGGGCCGGCCGGCCCTGCCGCGGCATCTTCCCGCTGTCGAGCGGAGCCCTCGCCACGGCCGGGGAAGCCTCCAAGGAGTTCCGCAGCCTGAGCGCCCGGCTGGAGGAGACGGCACAGCTG ATTAAAATGACGGAGACGTCTGCAAATCAGATTCAAACCAATACTCGGCTGCTTGTGGACCAGATAAGCGTAACGAGGACCCAGATAGAAGGAGATGTGCGGCGCATCCAGCAGTTCATCCAGCAAGTTCGAAACTTCTTGTCAG ACAAGGACACGGACCCTGCCACTCTCCAGGAAATCAGTGAATCTGTTCTCTCCCTACGTCTCCCCACGGATGCTGCCGCAGTCCTGAGAAAAATGACTGAGATCCAAAAATTGGCAACCAAGCTGCAGTGCCCAGAGAGCATACTTGCCCAGACGGCCGAGGACATCGCTAAGGCCAAGCAGCTTCAGCAGGAGGCAGAACAGGCCAG GAACCGGGCGAATGCTGTGGAGGGCAACGTGGAAGAGGTGGTTGGGAATCTGCGACGAGCAAACACGGTGCTCCTGGAGGCTCGGGGTGCTATCAGGGGCTCTGGCTCTTCCCTTCGGTTCATCCAGGAGCGCGTTGATGAG ATCAAGGCTGTTCTTGGTCCAGCTGAGAAGAACGTGAAGTCCATCGCGGGCCAGCTGGACGGGCTGGCGGAGAGGCTGTCGCGGCTGCAGCACGGAGCGGACCAGAACCGCCTGCGGGCTACCGACGCGCGGCAGACGGCCGGGGAGGCAGGCGAGCAGGCCAGGAGCGCGCAGCAG GCTTTCGAACAAGTGAAAGAAATGTACGCTGAGCTGAAGAGAAGGATGGAGCAGAGCCCGGCTCTgggagagcagggcagcagggTGCAGAGCATAGACCTGGAGGCACAGGCTCTGTTTGAGGAAACTTTGGCCACGATGCTCAGGATAGAAA CTTTAGAGATGGAAATTCAGGAAAGCAACAAGGCTTTGATGTCCAAGTCGGCCAGGCTGTCGGGCCTGGAGGAGCGGGTGGGAAGGATCCGGGACGCCATCAACAAGCGAGTCGCCTACTACGAGAGCTGCTCCTGA
- the G0S2 gene encoding G0/G1 switch protein 2 — protein METMHELIPFAKEMLSQKPNRKMVKLYMLGSVLAFFGVVIGLVEAVCSPFTSEGRLEEEEEQKPAPTREQTRPQKQEDLILEKSKKPAGMQRALVTRQHAS, from the coding sequence atggaaaccatGCATGAGCTGATCCCCTTTGCCAAAGAAATGCTCAGCCAGAAGCCCAACAGGAAGATGGTCAAGCTGTACATGCTGGGCAGCGTGCTGGCTTTCTTTGGTGTGGTTATTGGTCTGGTGGAGGCAGTGTGCAGTCCTTTCACCTCCGAAGGGAGGctagaggaggaggaggagcagaaaCCTGCCCCGACGCGAGAGCAAACGCGTCCCCAGAAACAAGAGGATTTGATCTTGGAAAAGAGCAAGAAGCCGGCGGGGATGCAGAGGGCCCTGGTGACCAGGCAGCACGCCTCCTAA